DNA from Bos indicus isolate NIAB-ARS_2022 breed Sahiwal x Tharparkar chromosome 15, NIAB-ARS_B.indTharparkar_mat_pri_1.0, whole genome shotgun sequence:
CTTGTACTGCACCTAAATTACTACAGTAACACCATTCCTTTTTTGAAAACCTATCgcctagaaaaacaaaaaaattaagttcaaATATGTGATAGTTGATTGAGGATGGCCAGAGGGGACCTTAAGAATATTAAAATCCTGCTTGTAGTGAATTTTGTTAATTATATTTGATTTATTCGCATGTTGATATTATCTTTATCATGTGGCAatggtgctgctgctgagtcgcttcagtcgtgtccgactctgtgcgaccccagagatgacagcccaccaggctcccccgtccctgggactctccaggcaaggacactggagtgggttgccatttccttctccgatgcgtgaaagtgaaaagtgaaggtgaagtcgctcagtcgcgtctgactctgtgcgaccccatggactgcaggccaccaggctcctccgtccatgggattttccaggcaagagtactgcagtggcaACGCTAGCATATATGAAAACACGGCACGCAGAAACCCACTACCAGAAGCATATGTAAGAATCTCGTAAGTGCGCATACACACAGGAGTGAGAAATTTGTTAAAGAAGTTGGAGTATCGCcagcttttaaataaaaatttaaaataatcaatatatGTTCATGTCTGACATTGTTTATCTAGCTGAGAAACTGTTTCCAGAGTCCAGACTGAGGAAAATTGTGACatggatttttaataaaaatatatgattttattgGATGATTTATTCAGCACCACATATGTGTAACATTTTACAGAAATCAAAATCTCTGTCTTTAGTGTGTCATCTGGTACAAAGAGTAAGGTCACAGGATAATCTTGAGAAGCAAGAAGCCCACAGTACAAGAAAAGGTGATCAGTCAATAATAATGGAACTTTCCAGTTGTCCCGTACATGACTACAGTCtctaacattttgaaaaaaaaaaatgcactgatAATCATGTCATCCATTTTCCTCCCTGGAAAGACTATACAATGGCTGAAGCCGCTCACTCATAAACCCTCCTGTTTTAGATGAGCCACGTGGTGCCCTCCCTGTTCCGGGCACTCACCCGCTTCTTTCACGCCGCGTTCCTCGCTGTTCCTGGACAATCTCATCGTGCTTCTTCCCCGGGGTCTTTGTACTCGCTGTTTGTAATGACCAAAGGCTCCCGCTCTTCCTTCAGGCTTGCTTCATTGTTACCGTGTCATAGTTAGCCCGGCCCGTGGACACTGTTCCCTTCTTACgttccttgctttatttttctttgctctgGTCACTGCCCAAAccctatttatttcttttcttaaggcTTTTTACAATTAAtgatttgactgtgccaggtcttagctgaggcatgtgagatcctcaCGGTGGCATGTAGGATCTGTTAAGAGTtcggacccaggccccctgcaatgggagcatggagttttagccactgcaccaccaggaaagaactttatttccttcttgaTTCAGTTATTTACCTTTCTCCTCAAAACACACAGTACACAAGAGGAGTGACCTTGTCTTCTTTACGAACAACTTCATGCACAGTACGTGAATAATGACCGGATTCATACTAATACTTCAATAAACGTTTGTTTAAAGAATTCAATTTGGTGTCCAGAAGTcaatatatctgaatcactgatAATTATAGTTCACTACTCTTTAGAGAATTCTTCAGATAATAATCTTAGAGCATTTCAGGAGATACAGCTTTTTTATCTATATTCTCACTCACTGTTTGTACTTTtggacaaattaatttttttggaaaCCAACAGTATTAAATGATTAATATCAAATCATCTAAATTTTTCATTAGTGATTTTTCATTAAGGGGAAAATAACAcatgaaatgaattttatttagtAAATCAAAAAGGCAAACTATGAGACTATAAGTTTCCTACCTGATACAATTTGCAAAATTTCTTCataaataattattcatttaacTCGAATGATTCTAAGACTTACATAATTCTCACCcagtttcctctatttttaacattttatcatatttgtcaaaactaagaaacgAATATTGACATGTTACTATTATCTAAAACTTCAATAATTTATTCAGATTATTACTGATATTTTCAATTATGTCATTTTGCTCTCACAAATCTAATCAAGGACACAACACTGCATATATTAGTTATCTCTCTTTATTCTCCTCTGatttgtgacagtttctcagtctttccttatttttctttaacttaatATCCTTAAGGAGTACTGGACCAGTGTTTTGTTGAAAGTCTTTCAACATATGTTTGCTGATTTTTTGGTCCCAGTTATACAGAATGTATAAGTTTGAGAAAGGATAAGTGGCCTTTGTATCACATCCTATCAGATAATGCATTTTACCAACAAGACTTGTCACTGGGGGATGTTAACCTCGACCACCTGCTCAAGATACTTTTGCAGGTTCTTCAATGTAGTGCTAACTCTTCTCCTTTCAATCTGTACTCCAGAGAGAAGTCATTAAGTTCAGCCCACCTTTAAGGTAGAAGGGAATATACTCTACCTTCTAATGGAAGTCTAAATATATAGCTTAGAATTTTTCTATATAAGgaagaattatttatttgtttgttatttatATCAGCATGGAGTcatgtatatttgttttatactttgggttaCACTTTGGTACCATGGTTATTGCATTGTTCAAAttgctccatctttggctactgGGAGCACTTTCAGTTTTACTCCTGTTTCCTTCTAATATGCCCCAACCCTTTTGTCTTTTGGGTTCCTCCTTATTTTCTGGAACTACAAGGTATTCCAGGTTCATTCTGTATTATCCTTGTCCCAATCCTATCATCAGCTAGTTCTCCAAAGAGCcatgctgctgagtcgcttcagtcgtgtccgactctatgcaaccccagagacggcagcccaccaggctcccccgtccctgggattctccaggcaagaacactggagtgggttgccatttccttctccaatgcatgaaagtgaaaagtgaaagtgaagtcgctcagtcgtgtccgactccagcgaccccattgactgcagcccaccaggctcctccatccatgggacttccttttattcagttcagttcagttgctcagtcatgtctgactctttgagaccccatggactgcagcacgccaggcctccctgtccatcaccaactcctggagtttactcaaactcgtgtccatcaagttagtgatgctatccaaccatctcatcctctgtccccttctcctcctctttctccttccttttattAGATAATGATATTTAGTATTGAGTGGTGTGTTGGGTATAGTTATTGCTACTGGGCATCACTTATTACTGGCCCTCTAAGCAGAGAAACCTGGagtatagatatatagatatagatatagatatatagagacAAAtagatatctatatttatatagatatagatagttccatgaaaggaaaagtgaaagtgaaagtgttagttgttcagtcgtgtctgactctttgaaacgccatggactgtagcccaccaggttcctctgtccatggaattctccaggcaagaatactggagccaggtagccattcccttctccaggggatctttctgacccaggaattgaccccaggtctcctgcattgcaggtagtttcttttaccgtctgaaccaTCAGGAAGATAGTCTCattgttttgacaaatgcatagtcAAGTATCTATCATCCCAGTACTATATAGACTAGTTCTATCACTCTAAATATTTCcttatgtgtctcttttgcagaaAACAGCTCTTCCTTTTCCCAACCCACCAACAATGAACAATTTGGAAAGGAAATTAATAGCTGTACAGTTGAGCTTTGAGCAACATGGGTTTAAACTGAATGGGTCCACTCATATGTTGATTATTTTTCACTAAGTATGTATAAGAGTAGTACACAATCTATGGTTGTTTGAATCTGCAGATGTAgaatcacaatttgttttaaacttatatatgattttttaactGTGCAGAGGGCCTATGCCTCTAATGTTGAGGAGTGTTTGAGGCTCAACtgatttacaatagcatcaaaaggaATTAAATACTTAAGGATAAGCTTAATCAAAGAATTGAAAGACTTGGATgtacactgaaaattacaaagcattgtttaaaaaaacCAAAGATGATACAAAAAAACGAAAGATAGTCTATATTCATTGatcagaagacttaatattgttaaaacagCCATACTAcctgaattgaaagagacacacgtaccccaatgttcatcacagcactgtttataatagccaggacatggaagcaacctagatgtccatcagcagatgaatggataagaaagctgtggtacatatacacaatggagtattactcagccattaaaaagaatacatttgaatcagttctaatgaggtgggtgaaactggaacctattatacagagtgatcagatcagatcagatgagtcgctcagttgtgtccgactctttgcgaccccatgaatcgcagcacgccaggcctagcCAGAAataaaagcaccaatacagtatactaacgcatatatatggaatttagaaagatggtaacgataaccctgtatgcgagacagcaaaagagacacagatgtatagaacggtcttttggagtctgtgggagagggcgagggtgggatgatttgggagaatggcattgaaacatgtatatcatatatgaaatgaatcgccagtccaggttcgatgcatgatacaggatgcttggggctggtgaactgggatgacccagagggatgatatggggagggaggtgggaggtgggttcaggatggggaacacatgtacacccatggtggattcatgttgatgtatggcaaaagcaatacaatattgtaaagtaattagcctccaattaaaataaatttatattaaaaaaataaaaaataaacagccaTACTACCTCAAGcagtctacaaattcaatgcaatccctaccacTGAGCCGAAACTACCCAAATACATTCATGTTGCTATAGCTTATGGTAAATTCTTGCCAGTGGAATGTATTCAGTAATAATGTGTACAGCATCTACATCACTTTcttgaaaagaaattatttttcctctagtttacctatttctcctttcctctagatataataattataatgaagACAGACTTTCAAGACTCTAGGCAATGGTGGAAAGAGACAATGTGGAATGAACTTGGTCCCAGGATATCCGAGACACACAAGTTGTCTAGATAATTCATTTTCACCATGCTGCATTAGCTACCACTATTTGAGAAATAAATAGTTCTAGTTTAAAATCCACTGTATTTTGTCTCTCTTTGTTACAGAAGTTTAACCTAATTGTGATAAATAAATTATGGGTAGAAATTCTTTGCAGTTCTTTTCCTCAAGAGACAGAGTCTTTTTCTTCATGTTTGGATCTTGACCATCCTTTTGACATGCATTGATTAGTAtaacatggtcaaaaaaaaatgtcatgagtTGGGAGTCTGGACTTTAAGAAGATTTTTAGTTTTGCTATCACACTGTGAGAATGTTAGCCTGAAAATATTATGAGAGAAAGCTTTTCCAGCCTCTGGAGGATCAAAGACCATGTGTAGAAGAGATAGAGAGTAGCCAGAGTCAGCATCCAGATATATAAGGACATCTTTAAACTTTCAGCCCAGCTAACCATGCAGAAAATAGGCATCCTCATGAGTCCATgtgaaagcagaaaaacaaacatcctGCCAACCATAGAACTAAGAGAAATAATAAACAGTTGttttaagcttccctggtggcttaagtggtaaagaatctgtctgcaatacaggagacttggattcaatctctgggtcaggatgatcccctggagaagggaatggcaacccactgcactactcttgcctggagaatcccatggacagaggagcctggcaggatacagtctttgtggtcacaaagagttggacacgtctgaacaatgaacactttcactttaactacTACTTTAGCCACTAAGTTTCTTGGGAGTTTATCACAAAATAATAGATAATGGATTAGCAATACATATTGTATAATCTCTTTAATTAAATCTGTGTACTGAACAGAAGCTTCATCTTCTCAATGGCTCTCCTGAAAGCATTACTAACCTCTTTATTCCTTAGACTATAGACGAGAGGGTTCAACATGGGTACGATTATTGTATAGAACACAGATGCCATCTGGTCGGTGTCCATAGAATGATTAGAACTTGGTTGTAAGTACATGAAGATCACAGTTCCATAGAAGATGGTGACAGCAGTGAGGTGAGAAGAACAGGTGGAAAAGGCTTTCTTCCGTCCCTCTGCTGAGCGCATTCTCAGGatggcaaagaatataaacagatAGGAGCTCACAATTACCATCAGGGCAAAAAAGACATTGAAAGCTGCTAGAATAAAGAGAACCATCTCATTTACGTAGATATCAGAGCAGGAAAGAGCCAGGATTGGAGGAATATCACAGAAGAAGTGATGGACCACATTGGAATGACAGAAGGAGAGGCAGAAAGTGAATCCAGTGTGGATGGCAGACTCAGCAAAGCCCCAGACGTAGCAGGCCGTGACCGTCTGAGCGCACACACAGGGGGTCACAGTGCTGGCGTAATGTAGAGGCTTACACACGGCAGCATGCCGGTCATAGGCCATGACAGCCAGGAGCAGACAGTCTACACTGGCAAAGGCCACAAAGAAGAACATCTGAGCAACACACCCCCCGTAGGAGATGACCTTATCTCCAGTGAGAAGCCCAGCCATCACCTTGGGAGTCACAGCTGAGGAGTAAACACAATCCACCAGAGAGAGGTTGCTGAGGAGAaaatacatgggggtgtggagacGAGAGTCCAGCAGGATCAACGTGATCATCCCAAGATTTCCAGTGAGAGTGATGAGATATATGAACGTGAATATTATAAACAGGGGGACTTGCAACTCTGGGGCATCCGTCAGTCCCAAGAGTCTGAACTCATTCACCTCAGTGCTGTTCTCCATGAAGGGCATTTTGAAATGATGTTTCACCTTCAGAACAAGGGAAGCAAAATGGATGAATTATTGATGCATGGAAAATGACTCATGCACATTCCGTCACCTGAATGACTCGAGCACGCCTTGACACCACTGTCAGTATAGCTCAGtccagttcatttgctcagtccagttcatttgctcagtcgtgtccaactctttgtgaccccacggatttcAGCACACAAGgtctccccgtccatcaccaactcccggagcttactcaaactcatgtccattgacttggtgatgccatccaaccatctcatcctgtcatccccttctcctcctgccttcaatctttcccagcatcagggtcttttccaatgagtcagttctttgcatcaggtggccaaagtactggagtttcagcttcagcatcagtccttccaatgaatattcaggactgatttcctttaggatggattggttggatctccttgcagtccaagggactctcaagagtctt
Protein-coding regions in this window:
- the LOC109569165 gene encoding olfactory receptor 5B2-like codes for the protein MPFMENSTEVNEFRLLGLTDAPELQVPLFIIFTFIYLITLTGNLGMITLILLDSRLHTPMYFLLSNLSLVDCVYSSAVTPKVMAGLLTGDKVISYGGCVAQMFFFVAFASVDCLLLAVMAYDRHAAVCKPLHYASTVTPCVCAQTVTACYVWGFAESAIHTGFTFCLSFCHSNVVHHFFCDIPPILALSCSDIYVNEMVLFILAAFNVFFALMVIVSSYLFIFFAILRMRSAEGRKKAFSTCSSHLTAVTIFYGTVIFMYLQPSSNHSMDTDQMASVFYTIIVPMLNPLVYSLRNKEVSNAFRRAIEKMKLLFSTQI